One Mercurialis annua linkage group LG3, ddMerAnnu1.2, whole genome shotgun sequence DNA window includes the following coding sequences:
- the LOC126672664 gene encoding uncharacterized protein LOC126672664 yields the protein MSRVEGDDPAIGDNNTQNSRTGEGLNAPPRRATGESSFCPVTTSMAGVHPSPMSGVTTHYPWGMPSSGNIPPTSYSTPTHQTTQTFLRPGVTPINLAFTPNTTPAPRQTTTEVQNPTPAQIQEYIEFHTRQLAFLQQVQQVHTRPTVPTATQDNTTTPPYIPTAPPYPQEFYQGQKTPEEANREKNPREQNPEPAQTGHKTPEGHKKTPKLVEIEESVHSSGANSPKKKNLEQEITERVRTEMEKCRRREPRNTSFLNIGNPLSAEIREEPFPLNYKTPQLDDYNGTGDPITHLSCFQVVMMVQCLSEAAVCKLFPTTLKGPAAIWYQSLKEGSIRSFDELARAFRTHFAPSIQRKKKSSDLKLCYQKPGESLQSYIGRFNAEAVEVGNLNDDTVIDAMKDNTTMMAFRDNLITNPVQTYSQLMDRAWNYINLDEEQRRKAAQTTTSFRTPRPNFDQSARHDRFGPRNQQQVGPQRADPHRPVKVEDQAFIPLNTPRSHILMWIQNNNEPVRYPPKLQYEGDRKKYCQFHDGHGHVTDECGSLKKEIDRLVQVGRLKDFVAQSKNYNSGGRNQRDNNGKREEAPSPKR from the coding sequence ATGAGCAGAGTAGAAGGAGATGATCCCGCGATCGGAGACAATAATACGCAAAACAGTAGAACGGGAGAGGGGCTCAACGCTCCACCGAGAAGAGCTACCGGCGAAAGCTCGTTTTGCCCGGTCACTACATCGATGGCAGGCGTTCACCCGAGCCCTATGTCAGGGGTTACCACTCATTACCCGTGGGGAATGCCATCGTCGGGTAACATTCCCCCAACATCATACTCCACCCCTACGCACCAAACCACTCAAACTTTCTTAAGACCGGGTGTAACCCCCATCAACCTCGCATTCACCCCAAACACCACCCCCGCACCTAGACAAACCACCACAGAAGTCCAAAATCCTACCCCAGCACAAATCCAAGAATACATCGAATTTCATACTCGGCAGCTAGCTTTCCTTCAACAGGTACAACAGGTCCATACTCGGCCAACAGTCCCAACTGCAACCCAGGATAACACTACCACTCCACCATACATACCGACCGCACCACCTTACCCACAGGAATTCTACCAAGGCCAAAAAACACCCGAGGAAGCAAACCGCGAGAAAAATCCACGAGAACAAAACCCAGAGCCAGCACAGACCGGACATAAAACTCCAGAAGGGCATAAAAAGACACCAAAACTGGTTGAGATCGAAGAGAGCGTACACAGCTCGGGCGCTAATTCACCAAAGAAAAAGAACCTGGAACAAGAAATCACCGAAAGAGTCAGAACCGAGATGGAAAAATGTAGAAGGAGAGAGCCGAGAAACACAAGCTTCCTGAACATCGGAAACCCACTGTCGGCAGAAATACGAGAAGAACCCTTCCCTTTAAACTACAAAACACCGCAGTTAGACGATTACAATGGAACAGGGGACCCGATAACGCACTTGAGTTGTTTCCAAGTGGTCATGATGGTACAATGTTTGTCCGAAGCAGCCGTCTGCAAACTCTTCCCGACTACCCTAAAAGGACCAGCTGCCATCTGGTATCAAAGCCTAAAAGAAGGCTCTATCCGAAGCTTCGACGAGCTGGCAAGAGCTTTCCGAACACATTTCGCACCGAGCATACAACGAAAGAAAAAGTCCAGTGACTTAAAACTTTGCTACCAGAAACCAGGAGAAAGTCTGCAGAGTTATATCGGCCGGTTCAACGCAGAAGCGGTCGAAGtgggaaatttgaatgatgataCTGTGATAGATGCAATGAAAGATAACACAACAATGATGGCCTTCCGGGATAACCTGATAACAAACCCAGTACAAACTTACTCCCAGCTGATGGACCGAGCCTGGAACTATATAAATTTAGACGAAGAACAGCGGCGAAAAGCCGCACAAACTACAACATCGTTCCGTACACCGAGGCCTAACTTCGATCAAAGTGCCAGGCACGACAGATTCGGACCAAGAAACCAACAACAAGTCGGTCCACAGCGAGCAGACCCACACCGACCAGTAAAAGTAGAAGACCAAGCCTTCATTCCACTCAATACCCCGAGATCACACATCTTGATGTGGATACAAAATAACAATGAGCCAGTGAGATACCCACCCAAACTACAATATGAGGGAGACAGGAAAAAATATTGTCAGTTCCACGACGGCCATGGCCATGTCACCGACGAATGCGGAAGCTTGAAAAAAGAAATCGACCGTTTGGTACAAGTCGGTCGGTTAAAAGACTTTGTGGCACAGAGCAAAAATTACAACTCAGGAGGAAGAAACCAAAGGGATAACAATGGAAAAAGAGAGGAAGCACCGTCaccaaaaagataa